A single genomic interval of Picosynechococcus sp. PCC 7003 harbors:
- the purU gene encoding formyltetrahydrofolate deformylase, whose translation MPTATLLVSCPDQQGLVAKIANFIYANGGNIIHADQHTDLSVGLFLTRIEWELDGFNLPREVIEPAFGAIAKPLGATYSLHFSDQVPRLAIWVTKQDHCLLDLLWRQQAKELKAEIPLIISNHQELEAIAQQFKIDFHHIPITKATKAEQEAKQLALLQEYNIDLVILAKYMQVLSPDFLGKFNQVINIHHSFLPAFAGAKPYHRAYDRGVKIIGATAHYVTQDLDEGPIIEQDVVRVSHRDDVKDLIRKGKDLERIVLSRAVRLHLQNRVLVYGNRTAVFA comes from the coding sequence ATGCCCACTGCTACTCTGCTAGTTTCCTGTCCGGATCAACAAGGTCTGGTTGCGAAAATTGCCAACTTTATTTACGCCAACGGCGGCAATATTATCCATGCAGATCAACATACGGATCTCAGCGTTGGTTTGTTTCTAACGCGCATCGAGTGGGAGCTAGACGGATTCAACCTGCCACGGGAGGTGATTGAACCCGCCTTTGGAGCGATCGCCAAACCTTTGGGGGCAACCTACAGCCTACATTTTTCTGACCAAGTCCCCCGGCTGGCCATTTGGGTGACCAAACAGGATCACTGTTTGCTGGATCTCCTCTGGCGACAACAGGCAAAAGAACTCAAGGCAGAGATCCCCCTGATTATCAGCAATCACCAGGAACTAGAGGCGATCGCCCAACAATTTAAGATTGATTTTCACCATATCCCGATCACCAAGGCCACCAAAGCGGAGCAAGAAGCGAAACAACTGGCCCTGTTGCAGGAATACAACATCGATCTAGTGATCCTCGCCAAATATATGCAGGTGCTCAGTCCTGATTTTCTGGGCAAGTTTAACCAGGTGATCAATATCCACCATTCTTTTTTACCGGCCTTTGCGGGGGCGAAACCGTACCACCGCGCCTACGACCGGGGCGTAAAAATTATTGGTGCCACGGCTCACTATGTCACCCAGGATCTCGACGAAGGGCCGATTATCGAGCAGGATGTGGTGCGGGTCAGCCACCGGGATGACGTAAAAGATCTAATCCGTAAAGGCAAAGATTTAGAACGCATTGTTTTATCCCGCGCCGTCCGTCTCCATCTGCAAAATCGCGTTTTGGTCTACGGTAACCGCACCGCCGTCTTCGCCTAA